The following are encoded in a window of Kaistia algarum genomic DNA:
- a CDS encoding DNA cytosine methyltransferase: protein MSRKILVADLLCGAGGSSTGCQRALAELGLEMELVCVNHWPTAIDTHSRNHPEARHYVQDIATVRPHLLVPEGYLDLLMASPTCTHHSVARGGKPTSDQQRSDPWHVITWLTELRVKRIIIENVWEFTGWGPVDPKTGKPIVARKGEYFHAWIETLRRLGFDPEWRKLNAADYGDATTRQRFILMARSDGRKVHWPMPTHRKRGADDGSLFAPSQTWRAAREIIDWSIKGKSIYGRKKDLAPKTMLRILAGAEKHGWPAPYLVTLRNHMAARGIDLPLPTIAAGGTHIGLAEPVLLSQHNSGAPRSAADPLPTITTGGAAADRPGCARPMLVEPFVMSAAHSAQAHERDPHGYRVKSTDEPLGTIHAGGGNFGVVEPFVLSQASGGVPRAVESPLPTIVTGGQRGSGTALISPYYGSGSGETCVIAEEPLPTITAKGRFGLVVPVTQSGGGATARDVANPIPTLTTAKGGEFAVVMPVTHQDGSDRARDAAVDPLPTATGANRGELAFIAAQFGERDGQAPRVHDLEGPAPTICAKGSVNLVEGEADGQRYDILFRMLEPHELAAAMGFNTADAIYEFAGTKTEKIKQIGNAVSVSKMKACVGALLADAVPKRRPPAEFREAAE, encoded by the coding sequence GTGAGCCGCAAGATTCTCGTCGCCGATCTTCTGTGTGGGGCGGGCGGGTCGTCTACCGGCTGCCAGCGCGCGCTGGCCGAACTCGGGCTCGAGATGGAGCTCGTCTGCGTCAATCACTGGCCGACGGCGATCGACACGCATAGTCGCAACCATCCCGAGGCCCGGCACTATGTGCAGGACATCGCGACGGTGCGCCCGCATCTTCTCGTGCCTGAGGGATATCTCGATCTGCTGATGGCATCGCCAACCTGCACGCATCATTCGGTAGCGCGCGGCGGCAAGCCGACTTCCGACCAGCAGCGCAGCGACCCATGGCATGTCATCACCTGGCTGACCGAGCTTCGGGTCAAGCGGATTATCATCGAAAACGTCTGGGAGTTCACCGGCTGGGGTCCAGTGGATCCGAAGACGGGCAAGCCGATCGTGGCACGCAAGGGCGAGTATTTCCACGCTTGGATCGAGACGCTGCGTCGCCTCGGATTCGATCCGGAATGGCGCAAGCTGAACGCCGCCGACTATGGTGACGCCACGACGCGGCAACGCTTCATCCTCATGGCGCGCTCGGACGGCCGCAAGGTGCATTGGCCGATGCCGACGCATCGGAAGCGTGGTGCCGACGATGGCTCGCTGTTCGCGCCATCGCAAACCTGGCGAGCCGCGCGCGAGATTATCGACTGGTCGATCAAGGGCAAGTCGATCTATGGGCGCAAGAAGGATCTGGCGCCGAAGACCATGCTCCGCATCCTGGCTGGCGCCGAGAAGCATGGCTGGCCGGCGCCCTACCTCGTGACGCTCCGCAACCACATGGCGGCGCGCGGCATAGACCTGCCGCTGCCGACGATTGCGGCGGGCGGAACGCATATTGGCCTCGCCGAGCCGGTATTGCTCTCGCAGCACAACAGCGGGGCGCCGCGCTCGGCGGCCGATCCGCTGCCGACGATCACGACGGGCGGCGCCGCTGCCGATCGTCCTGGATGCGCGAGGCCGATGCTGGTCGAGCCGTTCGTGATGTCTGCCGCTCACAGCGCGCAAGCTCATGAGCGCGATCCGCATGGATACCGCGTGAAGTCGACGGATGAGCCGCTCGGCACCATCCATGCCGGTGGTGGCAATTTCGGCGTCGTCGAGCCGTTCGTCTTGTCGCAGGCCTCCGGCGGAGTACCTCGCGCTGTCGAGAGCCCGTTGCCGACCATCGTGACAGGGGGCCAGCGCGGCAGCGGCACGGCGCTGATCTCTCCCTACTATGGTTCCGGCTCGGGCGAGACCTGCGTCATCGCGGAGGAGCCTCTTCCCACGATCACGGCAAAGGGGCGTTTCGGCCTCGTCGTGCCCGTGACGCAATCCGGTGGCGGCGCTACGGCTCGCGATGTTGCCAATCCGATCCCGACCTTGACGACGGCCAAGGGCGGCGAATTCGCGGTCGTCATGCCGGTGACGCATCAGGACGGCAGCGACCGGGCGCGCGACGCCGCTGTCGATCCGCTGCCGACCGCGACCGGCGCCAACCGTGGCGAGCTTGCCTTCATCGCCGCGCAATTCGGCGAGCGCGACGGCCAGGCGCCGCGCGTGCACGATTTAGAGGGGCCCGCACCTACGATCTGCGCCAAAGGCAGCGTCAACCTCGTCGAGGGCGAGGCGGATGGGCAGCGCTATGACATCCTGTTCCGGATGCTCGAGCCGCACGAGCTCGCCGCGGCGATGGGCTTCAATACCGCCGATGCCATCTATGAGTTCGCCGGGACCAAGACGGAGAAGATCAAGCAGATCGGCAATGCGGTTTCGGTATCGAAGATGAAGGCCTGCGTCGGCGCGCTCCTCGCGGATGCAGTGCCAAAGCGTCGTCCGCCGGCTGAATTCCGTGAGGCGGCGGAATGA
- a CDS encoding helix-turn-helix domain-containing protein, protein MSARSAVLTASIPAQPVRGLSREQAAAYIGVSVSSFDKMIEERTMPAPKTWHTRKLWDVRALDRAFDALPGSGEVDGEWNFAP, encoded by the coding sequence ATGAGCGCTCGCTCCGCCGTCCTCACTGCGTCGATCCCCGCCCAGCCCGTGCGCGGGCTCTCTCGCGAGCAGGCGGCGGCCTATATCGGCGTCTCGGTGTCGAGCTTCGACAAGATGATCGAGGAGCGGACGATGCCGGCGCCGAAGACATGGCACACCCGCAAGCTTTGGGATGTCCGCGCCCTCGACCGCGCGTTTGACGCACTGCCCGGTTCGGGTGAAGTTGATGGGGAATGGAATTTTGCCCCATGA
- a CDS encoding L-idonate 5-dehydrogenase, which yields MTVLELDETRAAVIHAPRDLRIERRPLSPPGPGEVAVRIAAGGICGSDLHYYLHGGFGAVRLKQPMVLGHELSGTIAALGPGVDHLAIGQNVAVNPSLPCGACRLCLAGLPQQCLDMRFFGSAMRMPHVQGGFADAIVCTAAQAVPIPASVSLEQAAFAEPLAVCLHAVTRAGSILGRRVLITGAGPIGLLLVIAARRAGAAEIIVTDIRDAPLKKAREVGADLAFNLVKEPEALAPYAAAKGQIDLAFEASGSGAAILAALPVLRPQGVLVQIGQGGDVNLPISGLVGKEIELRGSFRFHPEFETAVRFIAEGLVDVKPLLSAVLPLERAVEAFDLAADKDRSVKVQLSFA from the coding sequence ATGACGGTCCTTGAATTGGACGAGACGCGGGCGGCGGTGATCCATGCGCCGCGCGACCTTCGCATCGAGCGTCGACCGTTGTCGCCCCCTGGCCCCGGTGAGGTCGCGGTCCGGATCGCTGCCGGCGGCATATGCGGATCGGATCTTCATTATTATCTCCATGGCGGCTTCGGCGCCGTCCGCCTGAAGCAGCCCATGGTGCTCGGCCACGAGCTGTCCGGCACAATCGCGGCTCTCGGGCCGGGTGTCGATCATCTCGCCATCGGGCAGAACGTCGCCGTCAACCCCAGCCTTCCCTGCGGTGCCTGTCGCTTGTGTCTCGCCGGCCTGCCGCAGCAATGCCTCGACATGCGCTTCTTCGGCAGCGCCATGCGCATGCCGCATGTGCAGGGCGGCTTTGCCGACGCCATCGTCTGCACCGCCGCCCAGGCCGTGCCGATCCCGGCTTCCGTCTCACTGGAACAGGCTGCCTTCGCCGAGCCGCTCGCCGTCTGCCTGCATGCCGTCACGCGGGCCGGTTCGATCCTCGGCCGCCGCGTCCTCATCACCGGGGCCGGGCCGATCGGGCTGCTCCTCGTCATTGCGGCACGCCGCGCCGGCGCCGCCGAGATCATCGTCACCGACATACGCGACGCGCCGCTCAAAAAAGCTCGCGAGGTCGGCGCCGACCTCGCGTTCAACCTCGTCAAGGAGCCGGAGGCGCTGGCGCCCTATGCGGCGGCGAAGGGCCAGATCGACCTCGCCTTCGAGGCCTCGGGCAGCGGCGCCGCTATCCTCGCCGCGCTTCCCGTACTGCGCCCCCAGGGCGTGCTGGTGCAGATCGGCCAAGGCGGAGACGTGAACCTGCCGATCTCGGGCCTCGTCGGCAAGGAGATCGAGCTGCGCGGCTCGTTCCGCTTCCATCCGGAATTCGAAACGGCCGTGCGCTTCATCGCCGAAGGTCTCGTCGACGTGAAGCCCCTGCTCTCCGCCGTCCTGCCACTGGAACGTGCCGTCGAAGCCTTCGACCTCGCGGCTGACAAGGACCGCTCGGTCAAGGTGCAGCTTTCGTTCGCTTGA
- a CDS encoding S24 family peptidase yields MNAELRRDDGRTAKALYDGLSRFHAGESSDFRYCVNPLVAKSETDIRCAARYTSRMLAQWLKDALNHADMTQVDLAKRLTEKLGQSYDKAAINKMAMVKPTAKTKPRTISAAELMAIAEITKFPAPRPELSRHRNGDEFPPDPDFDDGDRSPVISDDLTSLGVSTIRPFSGTIEGSSPDIDTSVGAGPGGIAPPAVMQTGEIVYAADAVRGEILLPGYLLSEFTRAKAPRVHWIKVRGDSMEPTLLPGERVMVDTTDTTIGQGGVFVVRDPDGEIIVKRLRKLKDGLVELVSDNPKQQPIIYVGNEIAVIGRVVGRLARI; encoded by the coding sequence GTGAATGCCGAGTTGCGCCGCGATGACGGTAGGACCGCCAAGGCTCTTTACGATGGTCTGAGCAGGTTCCATGCTGGCGAAAGTAGCGACTTTCGCTACTGTGTCAATCCGTTGGTAGCGAAATCGGAAACCGACATTCGTTGCGCGGCGCGCTACACGTCAAGGATGTTGGCACAGTGGCTCAAAGACGCACTTAATCACGCGGACATGACGCAGGTCGATCTGGCCAAGCGTCTCACGGAAAAGCTCGGACAGTCATACGACAAGGCAGCCATCAACAAGATGGCAATGGTGAAGCCGACCGCGAAGACCAAGCCTCGCACCATTTCGGCCGCCGAGTTGATGGCGATCGCCGAGATTACAAAGTTCCCCGCGCCACGCCCGGAACTGAGCCGTCATCGAAACGGAGATGAATTCCCGCCCGACCCCGACTTTGACGATGGCGATAGGTCGCCGGTCATCTCGGACGATTTGACATCCCTCGGTGTCTCAACGATTCGGCCATTCAGCGGAACGATCGAAGGGTCGAGCCCGGATATCGACACCTCAGTCGGCGCCGGCCCTGGCGGAATAGCCCCACCGGCGGTGATGCAAACAGGCGAGATCGTCTATGCCGCTGACGCGGTGCGGGGCGAGATCCTGTTGCCTGGCTATCTCCTGTCGGAATTCACGAGGGCCAAGGCGCCGCGAGTACACTGGATAAAGGTGCGCGGTGACTCGATGGAGCCGACGCTGCTGCCGGGCGAGCGGGTGATGGTCGACACGACTGATACCACGATCGGCCAGGGCGGAGTATTTGTCGTTCGAGATCCGGATGGCGAGATCATCGTGAAGCGGCTTCGCAAGCTCAAAGACGGGCTTGTTGAACTCGTTTCAGACAACCCTAAACAACAACCGATTATCTATGTTGGCAACGAGATTGCTGTGATTGGAAGAGTTGTGGGGCGCTTAGCACGAATATAG
- a CDS encoding DUF7146 domain-containing protein yields the protein MSLSDAMDAFVGEARAVPIETEVSRRGLRLKRSGGELVGPCPVCGGVDRFGVNPRKGVFLCRHSGTAGDVIALVEYLDGCDFLRACETLTGRPPPKGEGRGPDPAEIARREAARRVADAERERGEIDYRETERARMWQLWRETARIAEGGIVARYLAGRGLSVPVGASLRQHDAVPFFVQDGRKPRQVHIGPAMIAAVVDAGGIFRGAHITWLDAARAVKAEIVDPETGEVMPARKMRGSMGGNHIVLSRPAKPRRLILGEGNETTLAVRDSLHACRGAAYDSETLYWAGISLGNIGGRALESVAHPTLTRTDKRGAVRKLRVPGPEPDCVPKHAALMPPDDISEIILLGDGDSDRFTTQMHLERAARRWRRPGRRIRLPFAPEGRDFNDLLMEAAE from the coding sequence ATGAGCCTCTCCGATGCCATGGACGCCTTTGTCGGGGAGGCTCGCGCCGTGCCGATCGAGACAGAGGTTTCGCGGCGTGGCCTTCGGCTGAAGCGCTCGGGCGGCGAACTGGTCGGACCTTGCCCCGTCTGTGGCGGGGTCGATCGCTTCGGTGTCAATCCGCGCAAGGGCGTCTTCCTCTGCCGTCATTCCGGCACGGCCGGCGATGTCATCGCGCTTGTCGAATATCTCGATGGCTGCGACTTCCTGCGCGCTTGCGAGACCTTGACGGGCCGTCCGCCGCCGAAGGGCGAGGGACGCGGGCCGGATCCGGCGGAGATCGCCCGTCGCGAGGCGGCGCGACGGGTGGCCGACGCGGAACGCGAGCGCGGCGAGATCGACTATCGCGAGACCGAGCGGGCCCGCATGTGGCAGCTTTGGCGCGAGACGGCACGGATCGCCGAGGGCGGGATCGTCGCGCGCTATCTGGCTGGGCGCGGGCTATCGGTGCCTGTGGGCGCTTCGCTGCGCCAGCACGACGCCGTGCCGTTCTTCGTCCAGGACGGACGCAAGCCGCGCCAGGTCCATATCGGTCCGGCCATGATCGCGGCTGTGGTCGACGCCGGCGGGATCTTTCGCGGCGCGCATATCACCTGGCTCGATGCCGCGCGGGCGGTCAAGGCGGAGATCGTCGATCCCGAGACCGGGGAAGTGATGCCGGCGCGCAAGATGCGCGGCTCGATGGGCGGCAACCATATTGTGCTGTCACGCCCGGCCAAGCCGCGCCGGCTGATCCTCGGCGAGGGCAATGAGACGACGCTAGCCGTGCGCGATTCGCTCCATGCCTGCCGCGGCGCGGCCTATGATTCAGAGACCCTCTATTGGGCCGGGATTTCGCTCGGCAATATTGGCGGGCGGGCGCTGGAAAGCGTCGCCCACCCGACCTTGACGCGCACCGACAAGCGCGGCGCTGTACGCAAGCTGCGCGTGCCCGGGCCGGAGCCTGACTGCGTTCCGAAGCATGCCGCCCTGATGCCGCCGGACGACATCTCCGAAATCATCCTGCTCGGCGATGGCGACAGCGACCGCTTCACGACGCAGATGCATCTCGAGCGCGCCGCTCGGCGCTGGCGCCGCCCTGGCCGTCGCATCCGTC
- a CDS encoding tyrosine-type recombinase/integrase — MPRKLPKGCIEDVDRYGKVRIYLRRKGLPKLRIEGTPWTTAFMDAYHAALASPGKPKETRDRHPEEGTWRWLACEYLRRCAAYQMLEPETRATYRRYLEATFMDPVSPTDSRPFSDVPVAAMTPRAVRTLRDRRLATPTIANATVKVVRQVFAFAVEDELATTNPAAGVDYLPTSTEGHHTWSVEEALKFEARHPIGTQARLAYALLLYTGSRVSDVRFFGRQHVSEGWLHFRPTKTSKSSGIEVDVPILPALQTVLDGSKTGDMTFLVTHQHRPYSARGLSNRMRDWCDEAGLPNCSAHGLRKAGATIAAENGATEAQLMAIYGWTTPKQAALYTRKARRKKLAGDAMSLIKLG, encoded by the coding sequence ATGCCGCGCAAGCTCCCGAAGGGATGCATCGAGGATGTCGACCGCTACGGCAAGGTCCGTATCTATCTGAGGCGGAAAGGTCTCCCGAAGCTCCGCATAGAAGGCACGCCCTGGACGACGGCATTCATGGACGCCTATCACGCGGCGCTCGCTTCGCCGGGAAAGCCCAAGGAAACTCGCGATCGCCACCCTGAAGAGGGGACCTGGCGTTGGCTCGCCTGCGAATATCTGCGCCGCTGCGCAGCCTATCAAATGCTCGAGCCGGAAACGCGCGCCACATACAGGCGATATCTTGAAGCGACGTTTATGGATCCGGTGTCGCCGACCGATTCTCGACCCTTCAGCGATGTTCCCGTCGCAGCCATGACGCCGAGGGCAGTTCGGACCCTGCGGGATCGACGCCTCGCAACGCCAACCATCGCCAACGCGACGGTGAAGGTGGTTCGCCAAGTCTTCGCCTTTGCCGTAGAGGACGAACTGGCGACAACCAATCCGGCAGCGGGCGTCGACTACCTGCCAACATCGACGGAAGGCCATCACACATGGTCTGTCGAGGAGGCGCTAAAGTTCGAAGCGCGGCATCCCATCGGAACGCAGGCACGCCTTGCATATGCCCTGTTGCTTTATACCGGCAGCCGGGTCTCCGATGTTCGTTTCTTCGGCCGGCAGCACGTCAGCGAAGGCTGGCTTCATTTCCGGCCGACCAAGACGTCCAAGTCGAGCGGCATCGAGGTTGACGTACCCATCCTGCCGGCATTGCAGACCGTCTTGGACGGATCGAAGACCGGCGACATGACCTTCCTCGTCACGCACCAGCATCGCCCCTATTCGGCGCGCGGGCTATCCAACCGCATGCGAGATTGGTGCGACGAGGCCGGGCTGCCAAATTGCTCCGCTCATGGGCTGCGCAAGGCTGGAGCGACGATCGCGGCCGAGAACGGCGCGACGGAAGCTCAGCTCATGGCCATCTATGGATGGACGACGCCGAAGCAGGCAGCGCTCTACACCCGCAAGGCCCGCCGAAAGAAGCTCGCCGGCGACGCGATGAGCTTGATCAAACTGGGGTGA
- the dnaN gene encoding DNA polymerase III subunit beta — MQITLPRAALNAALDQVKKVVERRNTIPILSNVLLTATAAGLSIKGTDLDIEIVTRIDGTPEALGATTAPAGLLSDIVRKMPDKSQVTLCLDPAGTSLRVESGRARMDLNTLPASDYPDITVGEFPVRFSFPAATLTRMIARTAFAISTEETRYYLNGLYWHVSGDHLVMVATDGHRLAKVVTPRPSPDLDFAGIIAPAKTIARLHDMAKGAEGDLAIEISETKIRVAFGASVLTSKLIDGTFPDYQRVIPRDNDKRLTVDRATLAEAIDRVSTVASERGRAVKLNLQPDSLQLQVHNADSGTGDETLDVTYADEPIAIGFNSLYVGDALKVLDSKDVCVALANPGAPALLTNPQDDSFLIVLMPMRV, encoded by the coding sequence GTGCAGATCACCCTTCCCCGCGCCGCGCTGAACGCCGCGCTCGACCAGGTCAAGAAGGTCGTCGAGCGGCGCAACACGATTCCCATCCTGTCGAACGTCCTGCTCACCGCGACGGCGGCGGGCCTGTCGATCAAGGGGACCGATCTCGACATCGAGATCGTCACCCGCATCGACGGCACGCCGGAGGCTTTGGGCGCGACGACGGCGCCGGCCGGCCTGCTCTCCGACATCGTCCGCAAGATGCCGGACAAGTCGCAGGTGACGCTGTGTCTCGATCCGGCCGGCACCTCGCTGCGCGTCGAATCGGGCCGCGCCCGCATGGATCTGAATACGCTGCCAGCCAGCGACTATCCCGACATCACCGTCGGCGAATTCCCCGTCCGCTTTAGTTTCCCCGCCGCCACCCTGACCCGGATGATCGCGCGGACCGCCTTCGCGATCTCGACCGAAGAGACCCGCTATTATCTGAACGGGCTCTATTGGCACGTGAGCGGCGACCACCTCGTCATGGTCGCGACCGATGGTCACCGCCTGGCCAAAGTGGTGACGCCGAGGCCGTCGCCGGATCTGGATTTCGCCGGCATCATCGCCCCGGCGAAGACGATCGCGCGGCTGCATGACATGGCGAAGGGCGCCGAGGGCGATCTCGCGATCGAGATTTCCGAGACCAAGATCCGCGTCGCGTTCGGCGCCAGCGTGCTGACTTCGAAGCTGATCGACGGCACCTTTCCGGATTACCAGCGCGTCATTCCCCGCGACAACGACAAGAGACTCACCGTCGACCGCGCGACGCTGGCCGAGGCGATCGACCGGGTCTCGACCGTCGCGTCCGAGCGCGGCCGGGCGGTGAAGCTGAACCTCCAGCCGGACAGCCTGCAGCTGCAGGTTCACAACGCCGATTCCGGCACCGGCGACGAGACGCTGGATGTCACCTATGCCGACGAGCCGATCGCGATCGGCTTCAACAGCCTCTATGTCGGCGATGCTCTCAAGGTCCTCGACAGCAAGGACGTCTGCGTCGCCCTCGCCAACCCCGGCGCCCCGGCACTGCTCACCAACCCGCAGGACGACAGCTTTCTCATCGTCCTCATGCCGATGAGGGTGTGA
- the tcmP gene encoding three-Cys-motif partner protein TcmP encodes MRFGGPWTEIKLDAIQYYMECYTKALRRISFDLWYFDAFAGSGRRETERTVGGGLFDGPEQTIRETLDGSARRALTVQPGFDHFVFVEKDEDRCALLSSVQTDHPNRDIQIINGEANAVLRRIASRHPWSGGGRNKSRGVVFLDPFALQVDWQTLQMLASTKAFDVWYLFPIRDTIRQLAHDFDGVGVKAPMLDRLLSAEWRDLYDIAHEPDYGSGLFGTLDDNADPALKRVVSIKQFEQWLKKRLETEFPFVSEPLPLLTDPSHQAFSLFLAVANPSRPAIDLAEKFVRHVNKNFAPGASRRKSAL; translated from the coding sequence ATGCGCTTCGGAGGGCCCTGGACTGAAATCAAGCTAGACGCCATCCAGTACTACATGGAATGCTACACGAAGGCGCTTCGCCGAATAAGCTTTGACCTTTGGTACTTTGACGCGTTCGCCGGATCAGGGAGGCGAGAGACTGAACGGACGGTCGGTGGGGGATTGTTTGATGGCCCTGAGCAGACCATTCGGGAAACGCTGGATGGGTCGGCAAGGCGAGCCCTAACCGTTCAGCCAGGCTTCGACCATTTTGTGTTTGTCGAAAAGGATGAGGATCGATGTGCATTGCTGTCTAGCGTGCAGACTGATCATCCGAATCGAGACATTCAAATCATAAATGGCGAGGCCAATGCAGTACTTCGCAGGATTGCCAGTCGGCACCCTTGGTCGGGCGGCGGTCGCAATAAAAGTCGAGGCGTCGTATTCCTCGATCCATTCGCGCTGCAAGTCGATTGGCAGACTCTTCAAATGCTGGCCTCTACGAAGGCATTCGACGTATGGTACTTATTCCCTATTCGGGACACGATCCGGCAACTCGCCCACGACTTCGATGGTGTCGGCGTTAAGGCCCCGATGCTCGATCGACTTCTGAGCGCCGAATGGCGTGATCTCTACGACATTGCGCACGAGCCTGACTATGGCTCCGGCCTTTTCGGCACCCTGGATGATAACGCGGATCCTGCCCTGAAACGCGTTGTCTCGATCAAGCAGTTTGAGCAGTGGCTCAAGAAGCGACTGGAGACGGAATTTCCGTTCGTTTCCGAGCCATTGCCATTGCTGACAGACCCGAGCCACCAGGCGTTCTCGCTATTCCTAGCCGTTGCGAACCCGAGCCGGCCAGCCATCGATCTAGCCGAGAAATTCGTCCGCCACGTCAATAAGAACTTTGCGCCTGGGGCATCTCGTCGAAAGTCCGCCCTCTGA
- a CDS encoding DUF2303 family protein, translating into MAEKSLNDIPLASATELIMTMAAEASTPVLLDIETQGLGDGLPKLIPILFDRKSQRVIDLKPFIESARQEPARRKGTAKAETLKSFIDLIERHKDDRSAIFAATSWPNPKLTAVLNYNTAQAPHWNDHRIVYEFPLTEEFSAWIKGDSKPMEQVDFAAFLEEHAAELSAPFDGEVSEYEALFKEHFATPSEVVALSRHLEVFIGAKAKQGIRLQTGERQIEFSEEHLNSKGEKVDIPGIFMVSVPAFLNGDAVRIPARLRYRIAGGTIKWFYQLYRWEFWLRTEVQHALAKAGNDTALPIFEGAPEGSS; encoded by the coding sequence ATGGCCGAGAAGTCCCTGAACGATATCCCGCTGGCGAGCGCGACCGAGCTCATCATGACGATGGCCGCCGAGGCCAGCACCCCGGTCCTTCTCGACATCGAGACGCAGGGCCTCGGCGATGGCCTGCCGAAGCTCATTCCGATCCTGTTCGATCGCAAGAGCCAGCGCGTCATCGACCTGAAGCCGTTCATCGAGTCCGCCCGCCAGGAGCCGGCGCGTCGCAAGGGCACGGCGAAGGCCGAAACGCTCAAGAGCTTCATCGACCTGATCGAGCGCCACAAGGATGACCGTTCGGCGATCTTCGCCGCCACGTCCTGGCCGAACCCGAAGCTTACCGCCGTGTTGAACTACAACACCGCCCAAGCGCCGCACTGGAACGATCACCGCATCGTCTATGAGTTCCCGCTGACCGAGGAGTTCAGCGCCTGGATCAAGGGCGACAGCAAGCCGATGGAGCAGGTCGATTTCGCGGCCTTCCTCGAAGAGCACGCGGCCGAACTGTCGGCGCCGTTCGACGGCGAGGTTAGCGAATATGAGGCGCTGTTCAAGGAGCACTTCGCGACGCCGTCGGAAGTCGTCGCCCTGTCGCGCCATCTCGAAGTCTTTATCGGCGCCAAGGCCAAGCAGGGCATCCGCCTGCAGACCGGCGAGCGCCAGATCGAGTTCTCCGAGGAGCATCTGAACAGCAAGGGCGAGAAGGTCGATATCCCCGGCATCTTCATGGTGAGCGTGCCGGCCTTCCTGAACGGCGATGCCGTCCGCATCCCGGCGCGGCTGCGCTACCGCATCGCTGGCGGCACCATCAAATGGTTCTACCAGCTCTATCGCTGGGAATTCTGGCTGCGCACCGAGGTCCAGCACGCGCTCGCCAAGGCCGGCAACGACACCGCCCTGCCGATTTTCGAAGGTGCCCCGGAAGGCAGCAGCTAG
- a CDS encoding GcrA family cell cycle regulator, with product MTWTAAQTERLRSLWLEGLSGSQIGAQLGMSRNAVIGRAHRLKLAARAPSNDKAEARLNDVWGRVAPQTARPKIARPKVARPKAERPNRIAPDLPAEPMPVVPSNLLTVLDPIPETAVLHHESRSNQCLWPLWPSAKPVRDVAPEDRLVCGALLAGAAPYCRAHMARAYSPARVALREGVGR from the coding sequence ATGACATGGACGGCAGCACAGACGGAACGGCTGCGGTCGCTCTGGTTGGAGGGGCTTTCCGGCTCGCAGATCGGGGCGCAACTGGGGATGAGCCGTAACGCCGTGATCGGCCGGGCCCATCGGCTGAAGCTGGCGGCGCGCGCGCCCTCGAACGACAAGGCCGAGGCGCGGCTGAACGATGTCTGGGGGCGGGTGGCGCCCCAAACCGCGCGACCCAAAATTGCCCGACCCAAGGTTGCCCGGCCCAAGGCGGAGCGGCCGAACCGCATCGCGCCGGACCTGCCGGCCGAGCCCATGCCGGTGGTGCCGAGCAATCTGCTCACCGTACTCGATCCCATTCCCGAGACGGCGGTGCTGCATCATGAGTCGCGGTCCAACCAATGCCTTTGGCCGCTCTGGCCGAGCGCAAAGCCGGTGCGCGACGTCGCGCCGGAAGACCGCCTCGTCTGCGGCGCCCTGCTCGCCGGCGCCGCCCCCTATTGCCGGGCGCATATGGCGCGGGCGTACAGCCCGGCGCGGGTGGCGCTGCGGGAAGGGGTGGGGCGGTGA
- a CDS encoding DUF5131 family protein, producing MAETSIEWTDATWNPVAGCTIITAGCTNCYAMRMAARLEAMGQEKYSGLTRKSGGRAKWTGKITLDEAALSTPAKWSRPRRVFVNSMSDLFHEGVPVDFIRKVWDVMAATPQHTYQILTKRPERMADVLKGEEFSVLGNVWLGCSVEDSRVLSRLDDLRRVPAAIRFVSLEPLIGSVADADLSGVHWAIVGGESGPHARYMDPIWVDEIADMCADAGVAFFFKQWGGKNKKAAGRTFRGRTFDEMPQAQSSY from the coding sequence ATGGCCGAGACATCGATCGAATGGACCGACGCGACGTGGAACCCGGTAGCGGGCTGCACGATCATCACCGCCGGTTGCACGAACTGTTACGCGATGCGAATGGCGGCGAGACTCGAGGCGATGGGCCAGGAGAAATACTCGGGCTTGACGCGGAAGTCCGGCGGTCGGGCCAAATGGACGGGCAAGATCACCCTCGATGAGGCCGCGCTGTCGACGCCAGCCAAGTGGTCTCGGCCGCGTCGCGTCTTCGTCAATTCCATGTCGGACCTTTTCCATGAAGGCGTGCCGGTCGACTTCATTCGGAAGGTCTGGGACGTCATGGCGGCGACGCCGCAGCATACCTACCAGATCCTGACGAAGCGACCGGAGCGCATGGCCGATGTACTGAAAGGCGAGGAGTTCTCGGTCCTGGGAAATGTCTGGCTCGGCTGCAGCGTCGAGGATTCTCGCGTGCTGTCTCGGCTCGACGACCTTCGCCGTGTGCCGGCTGCGATCCGCTTTGTCTCGCTGGAGCCGCTGATCGGGTCGGTCGCCGACGCCGATCTGTCTGGCGTTCATTGGGCGATCGTCGGTGGCGAGTCCGGCCCACACGCCCGCTATATGGATCCGATCTGGGTCGACGAGATCGCCGACATGTGCGCCGACGCCGGGGTCGCATTCTTCTTCAAACAATGGGGCGGTAAGAACAAGAAGGCGGCGGGCCGGACGTTCAGAGGGCGGACTTTCGACGAGATGCCCCAGGCGCAAAGTTCTTATTGA